The Cydia amplana chromosome 1, ilCydAmpl1.1, whole genome shotgun sequence DNA segment AGTGATACGATCGATGATTATTTCGCCTGCGCATGCATTTTGCATCAATCATATGCATTGATACTTCCACACGTGATACTTATTTGTTTGTAACGTGACTAACTTATTTAGCTACTACTATAAACCACGTGGCAGATTTATCTAATATTTGCAACTAAGTTGCAAAATCCTTGATAAGTATCTGTAAGTGGCTAAGTGCTATTTACTCGTAATGTTCAAGTATTCGAATCGAATATCGTTAAATAAGATAAGCTACGACTAGATAAGTCTTTGTGACGCTGGTATATACCTATACATGATATATTGGTGTATAATAAGTATTTGACTTTACAGTTATATTTCAGGGATAAGAGCAATAATACATTAAGCCCAAACAATATATGTATCTACATAACATAGATACAAATGATACAATACATATCTCTGAACCTCTGAATAGGATTCCGATCttaatactaataattataccaaattgtataattttttgaACTTTAGTCACCTTGTTTTCTTGTAATATTACGTACACACTGTcgtcataaaaaaattgtaaacactgatatctattttaatgtttttttttatattcaccTATTCACAGTATTCACACGTAAAACgtcaatatataggtacatatgagTTTAAGCTCTCTTTATATTAGGTAACTTAAAATGTTGAATGCTTCGTGTTCGTGTGAACGAAATTGTTGTCTGTACAGTCATATATTTACATTTGAATAAACAGCTGCGTTTTTACAGTTGGTACCATTTCGCGAATACTGTTATCACGCGCACGCGCGCAGTGCGAGGCCTGAATTAAGGTCACTCACATTTTTCATGATATAAATTGTCATTTTATTTCCGTAGTCATTCACACGTATAAAGAATTAGGTTAAGTCTGCTATTGCGCGCAGagtttttaaataaagtttCCCCATTTATCTAAATTGGGAAACTTTACATACATTATATAAATCAGACATCTGTGCCTACAGCAAAGCATTTTTTTAGATCAgaccaaaaataataaaagtatcgCCCGCAAATTAATATGTAAGTATgctcaaaatactttttacaaCATTAGTCGCGTGTTAAAAGTATTTTAAGCCTTCCTTGAAAATACTCGTACAGTCGTTTTCTATCAAACATTTCCTTCATCTAATTCCTTAAAGTAAATTCTCCCATCATTGAGACTAGGTAACATATAGACAGTATTTTCAAACCAACCGGTAAATAATTGTGGCCACACTGAGGAAGTTAGAAACTATAAAGCAAAAAGCGAAGCAATCGTTTACAAACAAATTCAGTTTCGATCAAATTGCCTAAACACCCATTTGTCATGGTTAATCAAGTTATATTCAGTTGCACCGACCTGAATGCCGTAGGTACTTATCTAGAAATTGTTTCTACGTACCAGTAATTGCcttgtataagtacttatatcgtaaaaactaaatctaagaATCAATGCCATTAGGGATTTAATTGAATTTCTTACAAAACTAGTAAAACcataataaattttatatatgAATGTGTTATTTACGAACTAACATGATCTTTTCTTTGATTCCAGGGTATCACCTGGGGCAAAGCATTCCTAGTTGCCGCCGACAACAAGGCTGCCCTGCCCTACCTCAGCACAAGGGAGTGCCAGCTCGGAGGCTACCGGACGTACACCGTCAACTTCCACGCTCGCCCATCATTCCTTCCCTCAAGCTCCACAAACGAGAAAAAAGACGCAGTTCTATATATCGCAGTCCCGGAAAACCGGCACTGGCTTGGCGCTGCTCCTTTACCAGACATCGCGAAACAAATTCTCGAATGCTCCGGATCCTCCGGCTCCAATGCCGAATACCTTTTGAGGCTAGCTGACTTCATGAGGGAAGAGATACCTGAAGCTTTAGACGACCATCTGTTTTCATTAGAGAGGCTCGTCAGAAAGTTTGCTTCCGATATGAAGATTTGCTTAAGAACCTTGATGGGAGGAGACCAGGATGTGGAAAATGTGGAGGTATCGGAAGAGAAGGAAGCGACGGCGGTTGTCTCCAGCTACCAGTTTGCTTCGAGAATTCCCGAGAAGAAGTTGCGTTGCGTAAACATGTGATGAGTGCTCGATTGTATGGTAATTAGGTATGTTGCTTTAAGCTCAAACGAGTATGATATGGAATGAATGAGGTGCTAATGCCAAACATATGTGCGACTATGCTTTGAAAATGTATGACATGTTTGAATGGATGGAATGGATACACTCtcttttttaataaatcttCCGTAATTGTATGTGATATTCATGTCTTTTGTTAGGTATATTATGTTTCCCAGGAAGGTATCGTGACAGCTAGCAAAACATGCCATTGTTATACAATTACAATAGCCAATTTCTTAAACATTTAAACCGTTGACCATCTGTACAATAATGTTATGTTCCCAAAACACTGAATGGATACAATCTTGTTAGGTTTAAGTTAGACTACAAATCAACTAAACtgaccaaaaatattaaattgacaAGTATTATGTTATGAATCTAGATTAAGGCTAAGATTATTTTGTGATTATTTTATAAAGTGATGCTAATTTGTTTTCTGTTATATGAAGTTATGTTTGTTATATTATGtcattaccattaaaaaaactatttaattgaTGCATAAGAATTACATTGCTAGAATTTTATACTTTGTGATTTAAGAACAAAATGCTCTTAAAGGGCTGAATTTGTACGTCGTGTAATTTTTGAACTAGTATTTTGTATGTTCGCAACGTTCACTAGCATAATTTTGATATGAACAATTTGTATGACAATGTAAGGCAACGCCATAATTACAACgacaaaaataaatgtatgaatTAAAACATGTTCGGTTTCATTTCTAATTAAAAACCTTACGTATGTAAGATTAAGATTAACGTCCTAAGTCCTAGTGGTCTACTGCTAATGAGTAATGACcaaatagatgacaccctgtgGTCACCTCTGTTGACATAAAggtgacatgtactgggacttTGACAAGCTTTCTGTTGTCAACCTTACCTAatcctaagggtaacattccatttctgaccgcaccttcactactggtactgaacgcgtcgctgttactgtcaatttccatagtaaaatgaacagtagtgcagctgccgTTGGAAATGGACAGTCACCTTTATACCTATACACAACGAAATCGGGTGACATTATATTAATACTACGATAATTTATAGTCTGAACAATCCTAGTTTCCAAATCAACCCTTTTCGTAGTTTGTAACTACACTTTATTAGGGGGTCGCATTAAATTAATGACGAGTTTAGTCTGTGGTTTAGTACGAGTTCGTACATTTTGCTACTAAACGGAAGTAGCCGTAGCAGATGCAATACAACCAAACGCTGGatattcatttttagggttccgtacccaaagggtaaaaacgggaccctattactaagaccgtccgtccgtccgtctgtcaccaggctgtatctcacgaaccgtgatagctagacagttgaaattttcacagatgatgtatttctgttgccgctataacaacaaatactaaaaacagaataaaataaagatttaagtggggctcccatacaacaaacgtgatttttgaccgaagttaagcagtCGCgagggcggggtcagtacttggatgggtgaccgttttttccttgttttgctctattttttgttgatggtgcggaaccctccgtgcgcgagtccgactcgcacttggccggattttttaagtagtaagtaggtactaattgcAATTGCCAGTATCTGTTATAAAAAGCGCGCGTGTAAATTGCTACGATTACAACCAGATGGCGTTTCTtacaaaaaataacataatgtaACATGAATGAGGATACGTCCTACAAGACGCAGTATGGCGCGCAATTTAAAAATGGTTTATCCTTTAACTGACAAAGAGTCCGAGAGGAACATACTATTTTCCGCCCccgttttttaaccttttggccgccggacctagtccgcaaagacgctcactcacacgccagagtaaattttaagtaaacaactaataaaaagtttagggattgcaaatagtgatatcgatatttacaatttatggtaaaaatcttctcaatttggctttgttcttacccaactttaatttatttcgaaattgccaaaaatttacatatttttttacacacgacaatgttaaaaataaaggtctttatcattaaaaacaactattaaacaatatcgattcatgacgtaatatcactgcactaggctgtacgagaagtcttttatacatgccaacggcgcgcatggactggccgcagtgcagaccgacaaggactgtttccgcgcggattaagtaataatagtctctaggtcaacggcgtaagcgctcgtcggtacgtaaacttcataagcgtaacgttagagccgcgcatagtgtgtcgataatataaatgtaccggaactgcattggggcaaattacacgtgggttgaattgtcaatgagtgaagaacaagaatatttattcagtcatttattaatgtaatagtTTGCAAAACAATTTAATAGTAGCATACGTAGCTTTACTTTATATCCTAACTCCTTATCAACGAACAATTCGgagtttttttacttaaaaaataatcagctgTCCTTTTTCGGTTTGGTTCCTGTGTCTTTCGGTTCGAGTGAACAAAGAAAATTTTAAGGGTTATAAACCGTCACATAATAAACGctcggcgcgcggcgcgtccTTTGTTCCTACGTGTGATTTAAAACAGTGTGGTATTTTTGTACACTTGAACACGTGTGCGTGACTAAAAATATGCATGTGAAAATTGTAATcatctttaatttaaaatgactcactgcaggggtatcactccccactacactatcatgtcaaaattaatcatttgttctgcaaatagaccacaaggacagatttacttgtctgactctactatctacagctgaagaagctccctgaacttcagctatagttatgcctgtctctctctcgttttacgtaatctagttactagttaccaccaattggcatttaacaagtgttcaaatgcttaaataaaacgagatttgcgatttgatatttattttgaatattctcatatcgagttaacattcccatccctagctgtcttgtataca contains these protein-coding regions:
- the LOC134647370 gene encoding putative glutathione-specific gamma-glutamylcyclotransferase 2 isoform X1 — its product is MENSNEASTSKCESISRNLLDQPQSLEVIKPRKEPFWVFGYGSLCWNPGFEYKQSVTGYVKGFSRRFWQGNTTHRGTDLKPGRVATLIEDQEGITWGKAFLVAADNKAALPYLSTRECQLGGYRTYTVNFHARPSFLPSSSTNEKKDAVLYIAVPENRHWLGAAPLPDIAKQILECSGSSGSNAEYLLRLADFMREEIPEALDDHLFSLERLVRKFASDMKICLRTLMGGDQDVENVEVSEEKEATAVVSSYQFASRIPEKKLRCVNM
- the LOC134647370 gene encoding putative glutathione-specific gamma-glutamylcyclotransferase 2 isoform X2 codes for the protein MENSNEASTSKCESISRNLLDQPQSLEVIKPRKEPFWVFGYGSLCWNPGFEYKQSVTGYVKGFSRRFWQGNTTHRGTDLKGITWGKAFLVAADNKAALPYLSTRECQLGGYRTYTVNFHARPSFLPSSSTNEKKDAVLYIAVPENRHWLGAAPLPDIAKQILECSGSSGSNAEYLLRLADFMREEIPEALDDHLFSLERLVRKFASDMKICLRTLMGGDQDVENVEVSEEKEATAVVSSYQFASRIPEKKLRCVNM